A DNA window from Augochlora pura isolate Apur16 chromosome 9, APUR_v2.2.1, whole genome shotgun sequence contains the following coding sequences:
- the LOC144475106 gene encoding uncharacterized protein LOC144475106 — protein sequence MHKLAKGLKKKKKQKKGKKGAEEDEFDPEELERYRRERAEAQQKVEDTGEQASAAGSDEWKKFQALTAGVDSILKKTQGDLDRIKSTSFFQRKPPLEEKNKKKREGEDEEDSHEESSKKGNKWVGFDEDGNPIEGEPPDFEGEGKGKGEKPLVTEDGFVEIPDDNDEQEDSVDEDIFDTTYVDVLQNIDVKLAYIPDSPTEEEAGDDPFDTTSADKVLKTVDKKGNKLVSLGNAVEVLSGRIDYVSTCKISRGRRPRLQQDLLLDDFDEAEPPTGNVVAEPVETAKTLLDDDSDLPDIPVDLTKLPPVLPRPVTPTANQEAAAEAKPVNEPLDISEFEILKEKNILEEIPDLDDAEFDLEAAPDVPVKLEEAEDPFGTKEPEDLVFQTEIVEAAFEVATFVDEEDPFDTTFAENILPGKTELKFIEKELEELPVSEVTISLTDPAGLNRDYETGLLSENGVQGLQPTQDLLGGSTTDLSQLADQPIAPIEEITYVDPFDTSSVQELPPGKTELKFLEEELLGDQTKPSAVLEDDDDFDPRKEEQVVAAPISKAPSRPPVPVAPVVPVAPTQPVFKVEFNEEEDLTGTPERGRRTSRPEVLELAPAKAVAFELPTPSKRPDLLATSEEEKALPSKPLTPYYSQKSIEEALPIEEEEVDVDPFDTSFVAKVAPGKTELKLIESELLKQESKLPHSISDHDFTQKSETGRRQSDFTAASVRPEALKFQEVQESVLKKFEEPRVRQPPKRQESLLDAEVEVDAKPLTPTIGTRIEEEELSYEDPFDTSIATNILPGKAELKILESELQQIQEEIPVRPTTVNLTAIIATTVPEIDDFDPRAEEKKDPQDFLCIDDQGPGDKVLTPLQTSNPAFAEDVDPFDTSFASIAHGRTELKLLESELMDKFCHRRHWRGLSKVVARISFSATMDSKGGNPFLMDDYPEPEEDNRMAAQASNPFLQDFGDSGSTGAGENPFLNYTAEPAAYEPAISVDSTNPFASFGVDTTAPTAGFEPETTETPATNIFASQMSNILVTTGSSENLFDATEPSKEIFGQPVEPPAPAPQPPAPPKNGRNAPSRPPPPRPQPPPPPAPPKHTKDLILSVTGAMDATSNHLLDRLQATRTPSPTLMHSPSPTPEHSFADLLDVDSNVPDLMPDDNKMAPMEAPQNRDILDLFDAPNTDTTTTTIFSSPMTTGDATGVVSGVAVVTSTAQDNPFANMDEQEGSLAPGEDAFGGDYSETASICSEKRPSIVSTTGVVGSDVEDKAGIGLDFSTDSPAVPEPQPTITAAELFSTATEQLATATAESTFFSVTETTTTTSTAPFGMADTTTSPFATPAPRPSPTQPLFATAEVAAPSGPFASDLLGDFGGPDKDVTPTSVTSPLPASEFPDSESYRHEDQLDAFAATTKTIESIGDAFDIFASKFDKAAEPDANADPFMDAFGGGPTAMDTSSDVWGDSSATGSETAMTGFGEPAGFDSFLSMTAPPQETKIKRAESGESDEGPDFSVFIKPKQGDEAVNVEGGSVPVLAPPPKSPQNSAYADSSPRFNPFDKSGFGQETVIPTEATPTAEMTRTDSQETPPTPLFDEDVSQPLEDFPRVTYTGDGWEMQLRQPNKKKITGQRFWKKIFLKLVYQGDNPALQLFNNKDEKDPFQELPLLPCYSVSDIGAQQFDQYGKIFTVKLQYIFYKERPGVRPGQVTKAERLTNKLSQFAAYAIQGDYQGVKEFGSDLKKLGLPVEHAPQISQLFKLGSQNYEDLKQFSCAIDEALFRLSAHRDRALTYKMEEVQITVVDELYVEQSAEGHVDKQIARVRLFFLGFLSGMPDVELGINDMWRQGKEVVGRHDIIPVVTEEWIRLENVEFHACVQQDEYERSRIIKFKPPDACYIELMRFRVRPPKNRELPLQLKAVMCVTGNKVELRADILVPGFASRKLGQVPCEDVMVRFPIPECWIYLFRVEKHFRYGSVKSAHRRTGKIKGIERFLGAVDTLDPQLMEVTSGQAKYEHQHRAIVWRMPRLPKEGQGAYTTHQLVCRMALTSYDQIPENLAEYCYVEFTMPATQVSHTTARSVSFQNSDSDAPPEKYVRNLSRHEYRVEIEHTQGEGPGAYVSATIAKKIPETTPEAPSEVPDAHPDTDFDSDSE from the exons ATGCACAAGCTAGCCAAGGGcctgaagaagaagaaaaagcagAAGAAGGGGAAGAAGGGCGCCGAGGAAGACGAGTTCGACCCGGAGGAGCTCGAGCGTTATAGGCGCGAGCGGGCGGAGGCCCAGCAGAAGGTCGAGGATACCGGCGAGCAGGCGAGCGCCGCCGGCTCCGACGAGTGGAAGAAGTTCCAGGCGTTGACCGCCGGGGTCGATTCGATCCTAAAGAAGACCCAGGGCGATCTCGACCGCATCAAGTCGACCTCGTTCTTCCAGCGGAAGCCGCCGCTAGAGgagaagaacaagaagaaaCGGGAGggcgaggacgaggaggacaGCCACGAGGAGAGCAGCAAGAAGGGGAATAAGTGGGTTGGTTTCGACGAGGACGGAAACCCTATCGAAGGCGAGCCGCCAGACTTCGAGGGCGAGGGTAAAGGGAAAGGCGAGAAGCCTTTGGTGACCGAGGACGGATTCGTCGAGATCCCGGATGACAACGATGAACAGGAGGACTCCGTCGACGAGGACATCTTCGACACCACTTATGTGGACGTACTGCAGAATATCGATGTGAAGCTAGCCTACATCCCGGACAGTCCTACCGAAGAAGAGGCCGGGGACGATCCGTTCGACACCACTAGCGCGGACAAGGTCTTGAAGACAGTCGACAAGAAAGGCAACAAGCTAGTCAGCTTAGGCAACGCGGTCGAGGTTCTCTCCGGGCGCATTGACTACGTCAGCACCTGCAAGATCTCGAGGGGCAGGCGGCCCAGGCTTCAACAGGACCTTCTGCTAGACGATTTCGACGAGGCGGAGCCGCCGACAGGCAACGTAGTCGCCGAACCGGTCGAAACAGCGAAGACCTTACTGGACGATGACAGCGATCTTCCCGATATCCCGGTCGATCTAACCAAGCTTCCTCCAGTTCTACCGAGACCGGTCACCCCGACAGCCAACCAGGAGGCCGCAGCGGAAGCCAAACCGGTCAACGAGCCTCTCGACATCTCCGAGTTCGAGATCCTCAAAGAGAAGAACATCCTAGAAGAGATCCCGGACCTAGACGACGCGGAATTCGACTTGGAAGCTGCGCCGGACGTGCCGGTGAAGCTCGAAGAGGCGGAGGATCCTTTCGGCACCAAGGAGCCGGAGGATCTAGTCTTCCAGACTGAGATCGTAGAAGCCGCATTCGAAGTTGCCACTTTCGTCGACGAGGAAGACCCGTTCGACACCACCTTCGCCGAGAACATCCTTCCCGGGAAGACAGAGTTGAAGTTCATCGAGAAGGAATTAGAGGAGCTCCCGGTTTCGGAGGTGACGATATCCTTGACCGATCCTGCTGGCTTGAACAGAGACTACGAGACAGGCTTGCTGTCCGAAAATGGCGTGCAAGGCCTGCAGCCGACGCAAGACTTGCTAGGAGGATCCACCACCGATCTGAGCCAGCTTGCCGATCAGCCCATCGCTCCCATCGAAGAGATCACCTACGTCGATCCGTTCGACACCTCTTCGGTCCAAGAACTCCCACCGGGCAAGACAGAACTGAAGTTCCTCGAGGAGGAGTTGCTAGGAGATCAGACAAAACCATCGGCCGTTCtagaagacgacgacgacttcGACCCCAGGAAGGAGGAACAGGTGGTAGCCGCTCCTATTTCCAAGGCCCCGTCGAGACCACCGGTGCCTGTTGCTCCCGTCGTTCCCGTGGCTCCCACTCAACCGGTCTTCAAGGTTGAGTTCAACGAGGAGGAAGATCTAACCGGGACCCCGGAGCGCGGACGCAGGACCTCCAGGCCGGAAGTTCTCGAGTTGGCGCCCGCGAAGGCGGTGGCGTTCGAGTTGCCCACTCCATCGAAGAGGCCAGATCTCTTGGCTACCAGCGAAGAGGAGAAGGCTCTGCCCTCGAAGCCGCTCACGCCGTACTATTCGCAGAAGTCGATCGAGGAGGCGCTGCCGATCGAGGAAGAGGAGGTCGATGTGGACCCGTTCGACACCAGCTTCGTCGCCAAGGTAGCTCCAGGGAAGACCGAGCTGAAGCTGATCGAGTCCGAATTGTTGAAGCAGGAGTCGAAATTGCCGCACAGCATCAGCGACCACGATTTCACGCAGAAAAGCGAGACCGGTAGAAGGCAGAGCGATTTCACGGCCGCCTCCGTCAGGCCAGAGGCCCTCAAGTTCCAAGAGGTGCAGGAGTCTGTTCTGAAGAAGTTCGAGGAGCCGCGGGTGAGACAGCCGCCCAAGAGGCAAGAGAGTCTGCTGGACGCCGAGGTAGAGGTGGACGCGAAGCCTCTGACGCCTACGATCGGCACAAGAATCGAGGAGGAGGAGTTGTCCTACGAGGACCCGTTCGACACATCGATCGCAACCAACATCCTCCCCGGCAAAGCCGAGCTGAAGATCCTGGAAAGCGAGCTGCAGCAGATTCAAGAGGAGATCCCAGTGAGACCCACCACCGTCAACTTGACCGCGATCATCGCCACCACGGTCCCAGAGATCGACGACTTCGATCCGAGGGCCGAAGAAAAGAAGGACCCGCAGGACTTCTTGTGCATCGACGACCAAGGCCCGGGCGACAAAGTCCTGACGCCCCTGCAGACCAGCAACCCCGCGTTCGCGGAGGACGTGGACCCGTTCGACACCAGCTTCGCCAGCATCGCACATGGCAGGACCGAGCTGAAGCTTCTAGAGTCCGAACTGATGGACAAAT TTTGCCACCGACGCCATTGGCGCGGCCTCTCGAAAGTAGTAGCTAGGATTTCATTCTCCGCCACCATGGATTCCAAAGGAGGCAATCCGTTCCTGATGGACGACTACCCGGAGCCGGAGGAGGACAACAGGATGGCCGCCCAGGCTTCGAACCCGTTCCTCCAGGACTTTGGGGACTCGGGGTCCACCGGAGCCGGGGAGAATCCGTTTTTGAATTACACCGCGGAGCCGGCGGCCTACGAGCCGGCCATCAGCGTCGACTCGACGAACCCCTTCGCCTCGTTCGGCGTCGACACGACTGCGCCGACCGCCGGCTTCGAGCCAGAAACCACCGAAACACCAGCAACCAACATATTCGCTAGCCAAATGAGCAACATCCTCGTGACGACCGGATCGTCCGAGAACTTGTTCGACGCCACGGAGCCCTCCAAGGAGATTTTCGGCCAACCCGTCGAGCCCCCAGCGCCGGCGCCTCAGCCGCCGGCTCCGCCGAAGAATGGCAGGAATGCGCCTTCGAGGCCACCCCCGCCGAGGCCGCAACCGCCACCGCCCCCGGCCCCTCCCAAGCACACCAAGGACCTCATCCTGTCTGTCACCGGTGCAATGGACGCCACCTCGAACCATCTATTAGATCGGCTACAG GCAACGAGAACGCCGAGTCCGACGCTGATGCACTCTCCATCACCGACGCCGGAGCACAGTTTCGCCGACCTGCTGGACGTGGACTCGAACGTGCCGGACCTGATGCCCGACGACAACAAGATGGCCCCAATGGAAGCACCACAGAACCGGGACATCTTGGACCTGTTCGACGCGCCGAACACcgacaccaccaccaccacgaTATTTTCGTCGCCCATGACCACGGGAGACGCAACAGGAGTGGTCTCCGGTGTGGCAGTGGTCACTAGCACCGCTCAGGACAACCCGTTCGCTAACATGGACGAGCAGGAAGGGTCTCTAGCTCCGGGAGAGGACGCTTTCGGAGGGGACTACTCGGAGACAGCGTCCATCTGCAGCGAAAAGAGGCCTTCGATCGTCTCGACGACCGGGGTGGTTGGCAGCGACGTGGAAGACAAAGCTGGCATAGGATTGGACTTCTCGACGGACTCGCCGGCAGTGCCGGAGCCACAGCCGACCATCACGGCAGCCGAGTTGTTTTCGACGGCCACCGAGCAGCTCGCGACAGCCACCGCTGAGTCTACGTTCTTCTCCGTCACCGagaccaccaccaccacctccacGGCGCCGTTCGGCATGGCCGACACCACCACCTCGCCGTTCGCGACCCCTGCGCCACGGCCATCGCCCACGCAACCCTTGTTCGCCACCGCCGAGGTCGCCGCGCCCTCGGGACCCTTCGCCTCCGATCTACTCGGCGATTTCGGCGGCCCCGATAAAGACGTCACCCCTACGAGCGTCACCAGCCCACTTCCGGCGTCAGAGTTCCCTGACAGCGAATCCTACAGACACGAGGACCAGCTGGACGCCTTCGCAGCAACCACCAAGACCATCGAGAGCATCGGCGATGCTTTCGACATCTTTGCGTCCAAGTTCGACAAGGCCGCGGAGCCGGATGCCAACGCTGATCCGTTCATGGACGCTTTTGGCGGCGGTCCGACTGCCATGGACACTTCCAGCGATG TTTGGGGCGACTCTTCGGCCACCGGCTCAGAAACAGCAATGACCGGCTTCGGAGAGCCAGCAGGGTTCGATTCGTTCCTCAGCATGACCGCGCCACCGCAGGAGACGAAGATAAAGAGGGCCGAGTCTGGGGAGTCCGATGAGGGGCCAGACTTCAGCGTGTTTATCAA ACCGAAACAGGGAGACGAAGCCGTCAACGTCGAAGGCGGGTCTGTCCCAGTGTTAGCTCCACCACCCAAGAGTCCCCAGAACTCTGCGTACGCCGATTCATCTCCAAGATTCAATCCCTTCGACAAGTCCGGCTTCGGCCAGGAGACTGTCATCCCCACGGAAGCTACGCCGACAGCGGAAATGACCAGAACCGACTCCCAG GAAACTCCACCCACGCCGCTGTTCGACGAGGACGTTAGCCAGCCGTTGGAGGACTTCCCGAGGGTGACGTACACCGGTGACGGCTGGGAGATGCAGCTGAGACAGCCGAACAAGAAGAAGATCACCGGACAACGGTTCTGGAAGAAGATCTTCCTGAAGCTGGTCTACCAGGGCGACAATCCTGCCCTCCAACTGTTCAACAACAAGGACGAGAAAGACCCCTTCCAAGAGCTGCCTCTGCTGCCCTGCTACTCGGTGTCCGACATCGGGGCGCAACAGTTCGATCAGTACGGTAAAATCTTCACGGTGAAGCTGCAGTACATCTTCTACAAGGAACGACCCGGGGTCAGGCCCGGCCAGGTGACGAAAGCCGAGAGACTGACCAACAAGCTCAGCCAGTTCGCCGCGTACGCTATCCAGGGTGACTATCAGGGGGTGAAGGAGTTCGGCAGCGACCTGAAGAAACTGGGACTTCCGGTGGAGCACGCGCCCCAG ATTTCGCAGCTGTTCAAGCTCGGCTCCCAGAACTACGAGGACCTGAAACAGTTCTCCTGCGCCATCGACGAAGCTCTGTTCAGATTGTCCGCTCACCGGGATCGGGCGCTGACTTACAAGATGGAGGAGGTGCAGATCACCGTGGTCGACGAGCTATACGTTGAACAGAGCGCCGAGGGACACGTGGACAAGCAGATCGCGCGCGTTCGACTGTTCTTCTTGGGTTTCCTTTCCG GGATGCCAGACGTCGAGTTGGGAATTAACGACATGTGGAGGCAGGGGAAGGAAGTCGTAGGACGGCACGACATCATTCCGGTCGTGACGGAAGAATGGATTCGATTGGAGAACGTGGAGTTCCACGCGTGCGTTCAGCAGGACGAGTACGAAAGATCCAGGATTATAAA GTTCAAGCCACCCGATGCATGCTATATCGAACTCATGCGATTCCGGGTGCGGCCGCCTAAGAACAGAGAGCTTCCCCTGCAGCTTAAAGCCGTAATGTGCGTAACCGGTAACAAG GTGGAGCTGAGAGCGGACATCCTGGTGCCAGGATTCGCTTCGAGGAAGCTCGGCCAGGTGCCCTGCGAGGACGTGATGGTCCGATTCCCCATTCCCGAATGTTGGATCTACCTGTTCAGGGTGGAGAAGCACTTCAGGTACGGCTCGGTGAAGTCTGCCCATAGGAGAACCGGAAAGATCAAAGGTATAGAACGATTCCTCGGCGCGGTGGACACCTTGGATCCGCAGCTGATGGAGGTGACCTCGGGCCAGGCGAAGTACGAGCACCAGCATCGCGCCATCGTCTGGAGGATGCCCAGGCTGCCGAAAGAGGGGCAAG GAGCGTACACGACGCATCAGCTGGTCTGTCGCATGGCTCTCACTTCTTACGACCAGATACCGGAGAATCTCGCCGAATACTGCTACGTGGAGTTCACTATGCCGGCCACGCAGGTGTCCCATACGACGGCGAGGAGCGTCAGCTTTCAGAATAGCGACAGCGACGCTCCGCCTGAGAAGTACGTCAGGAATCTGTCGCGACATGAATACAG GGTCGAGATCGAGCACACGCAGGGCGAAGGGCCGGGCGCGTACGTGtcggcgacgatcgcgaaGAAGATCCCGGAGACAACGCCGGAAGCGCCGAGCGAGGTGCCAGACGCGCATCCGGACACCGACTTCGATTCCGACTCCGAGTAA